Genomic segment of uncultured Desulfobacter sp.:
GGACGTGGCCTCGGGATTTTTGTAGTATTCTTTCATCATCCCCGGGCCTTTGACAATCAGTTCGCCGGTTTCACCAAAGGGCAGACCGTTGCCCTGTTTGTCCACGATTTTAGCCTGCCAGCCGTATCCGGGAATACCGATGGGGCCGATTCTATCAGCATTTTCCACCCCTAAATGGACACACCCGGGGCCGGAAGATTCGGTCAAGCCGTAATTGGTGTCGTAATCCTGACCCGGAAAATGTTTGCGCCAGTTTCGGATCAGACTTGGAGGGACAGGTTGGGCGCCGATGTGCAAGAGACGCCACTGGGAAAGATTGTAGTCGGCGGGCTTGATCCGGCCGTCTTCAATGGCAATGAGGATGTCATGGGCCCAGGGCACCAGCAGCCACACAATGGTGCATTTTTCTTCGGAGACGGCCTCAATGATCCATTCAGACTTGACCCCGTTGAGCAGGACACATTTGCCCCCCACCAGAAAAGAACCCATCCAGTGCATTTTAGCACCCGTATGGTACAGGGGGGGGATGCACAGGAATACGTCATCGTGGGTCTGTCCGTGGTGGTTGTGTTCCACCTCGCATGCATGCATTAACGCTTTGTGGGTATGCAGCACCGCCTTGGGGGTACCCGTGGTGCCGGAGGTGAAGTACAAGGCCGCATCGTCCTCCGGGGTGAGGTCGACATCCGGCGGTGTGATTCCGTCGGCTTCACAGATGAATTGGTCAAAAGCGCAGGCCCAGGCCGGGCAAGCCTCTTTTGGTCCTGTGTATATCCACAATTTTACAAACCGGGATAATTCCTGTCTGACTTCCTCTATGCGTTCTATAAATTCAGGTCCGAAAACAAACACCTTGGCTTCTGCGGTCACGGTGCACAAACGGATTTTGTCTGACTCAAATCTGAAATTCAAGGGTGCAATCCAGGCCCCGGTATATAAAACGCCGAAATAGATAGGCAGCCACGCCAGGCTGTTGGTCATGAGCTGAACCACGGTATCGCCTTTTTTAATACCTTGTGCCTGAAGGGCATTGGCAGTCTGAACGCTTTGTCTGTAAAAATCGGACCAAGTGATCTCTTCGCGCCGGCCCGAGGCCGGGGTTCGTTCGATTAACGCAGCTTTTTCCGGGTAACGTGTGTTGTTCTGCCCGAGGATGTCAGTAATGATCATGTATAAGTCAGTTTAAATAATTCTTTTAAAGTTAAGCAACCCTGTCTCAATCTCATTTTAGCGGAAGCTCGTGTTTGAACGAAGAGTCACCCATATGCAAGGCGCAAAAAAATTTAAAACCGGAGCAACCTCATGGTTGTGAGGATTTTAAATTTTTTTTGCAACGCCGCATATGGGTGACTCTTCGTTCAAACACCAAATAAAAAATCCTGCCGGGACAATATAGAGCACGGCAGGATTATATTCAACATCAAATTCCCGCCCTGAATCAGGACATCATAATTCAGGGCGGGATAGTGCAATGGTCTGTTACTATTTGTCTTTTTTGACCTCTTCAAAATCCGCATCAACGACGTCATCATCGTCATTGGCAGAGCCAGCTCCGGCATCAGCACCGTCGGCCTGGCTGTCAGCCTGGGCCTGCTGGTACATCACTTCGGCCAGTTTGTGTGAGGCCTGAGACAATGTTTCGATTTTGGCCTTAATATCCTCAAGGTTGTCGGAGTCTTTGGCCTGCTTCAGGGCCTCGGCTGCATCCTCAATGGATTTTTTGGTGGCCGCATCCACTTTGTCCCCATGTTCTTTCAGGGTTTTTGCGGTCTGGTCCACCAGGGCCTCTGCCTGATTTTTGGTATCCACCAGGTCACGTTTTTTCTTGTCCTCTTCGGCATGCATCTCAGCGTCTTTGACCATACGGTCGATTTCATCGTCGCTCAAACCGGACGCTGCCGTGATCTGGATGGACTGTTCCTTGCCTGTGGCTTTGTCCTTGGCTGATACGTGAACAATACCGTTGGCATCAATGTCAAAGGTCACCTCAATCTGGGGAACACCTCTGGGTGCCGGGGGAATGTCTGCCAAATCAAACTGCCCCAGGGTCTTATTGTCTGCGGACATCTGGCGTTCACCCTGGAGTACGTGAATGGATACGGCAGGCTGGTTGTCGGCGGCCGTGGAGAACACCTGGCTCTTTTTGGTCGGGATGGTGGTGTTCTTTTCGATCAGGCGGGTCATGACGCCGCCAAGGGTTTCAATGCCCAGGGAGAGCGGTGTGACATCCAGCAGGAGCACGTCATTGACATCGCCCTGGAGTACGCCTGCCTGGACGGCGGCACCCATGGCAACTACCTCATCGGGGTTAACACCCTTGTGGGGTTTTTTGCCGAAGATTTTTTCAACACGTTCCTGGACCGCAGGCATACGAGTCATACCGCCGACCAGAACCACCTCGTCCACATCGCCAGGTTTTAAGTGTGCTTCTTTGAGTGCTGTTGTACAGGGAATTTCCAGTTTGTCCAGAAGATCGGCCACCAGAGACTCAAGTTTCGCTCTGGTCAATTTCATGTCCAGATGTTTGGGGCCGGATGCGTCCGCTGTAATAAAAGGCAGGTTGATGGTGGTCTCCGTAGAGGTGGACAGCTCCATTTTTGCCTTTTCAGCCGCTTCTTTGAGGCGCTGTAAAGCCATTTTGTCGGTTCGCAGGTCAATGCCCTGATCTTTTTTAAACTCACTTGCCAGGTGATTAATAACACGCAGGTCAAAGTCTTCACCGCCCAGGTGTGTGTCCCCGGAGGTGGATTTTACTTCAAAAACCCCGTCGCCGATTTCAAGGACGGATACGTCAAATGTACCGCCGCCAAGGTCAAATACGGCAATTTTTTCTTCACCTTTTTTGTCCAGGCCATAGGCCAGGGATGCCGCTGTGGGTTCGTTGATGATACGTTTGACTTCAAGGCCTGCAATTTTACCGGCATCTTTGGTGGCCTGGCGCTGGCTGTCGTTAAAGTAGGCCGGAACCGTAATAACGGCTTCGGTTACGGGCTCTCCAAGGTAATCCTCCGCAGTTTTCTTGATATTGCTGAGAATAAAAGAGGAAACCTCGGCCGGACTGTATTGCTTGCCCCTGATATTGATCCGTGTGTCGCCGTTGGCGGCGGCTTCTATAATATACGGCAGAATGGGGATGTCGTCCTGGACTTCCTTTGAGCTGAATTTTCTGCCGATGAGGCGTTTTACACCGAAAATTGTATTTTCAGGGTTTGTTACCGCCTGGCGCTTAGCCGCCTGGCCGACAATACGCTCCCCTGCTTCGGTGACCGCCACAATGGACGGTGTTGTTCTGCCGCCTTCGGCATTGGTGATGATTTTTGCCTCTCCACCAGTTTCCATGACCGCGACACATGAGTTGGTTGTGCCGAGGTCGATTCCTATAATTTTACCCATAACAATTCCTTTCTAAATATCTTTAATCTTCCTGAGTAGTTTCTTGAGTCTGATTTTCAACTTTTTTTGAGACAACCACCATGGCCGGCCTGAGCAGTCTGTCGTGAAGCATGTATCCTTTTTGCAGGACATTTGTGACTGTGTTGTCCGGCACGTCATTATTCTGTGCATGGGTGACGGCCTGATGAAAATTGGGGTCAAAGGGCTGACTTTCAGCCTCAACCGGTGTTACGTTGAAGGATTCAAACAGTTTGAGCAACTCTTTGTGTGTCAGCTTTACGCCTTCAAGCAGACCGGCGTCCTCCACTGCGTCAGTGGCCGAGTCAATGGCCC
This window contains:
- the dnaK gene encoding molecular chaperone DnaK; amino-acid sequence: MGKIIGIDLGTTNSCVAVMETGGEAKIITNAEGGRTTPSIVAVTEAGERIVGQAAKRQAVTNPENTIFGVKRLIGRKFSSKEVQDDIPILPYIIEAAANGDTRINIRGKQYSPAEVSSFILSNIKKTAEDYLGEPVTEAVITVPAYFNDSQRQATKDAGKIAGLEVKRIINEPTAASLAYGLDKKGEEKIAVFDLGGGTFDVSVLEIGDGVFEVKSTSGDTHLGGEDFDLRVINHLASEFKKDQGIDLRTDKMALQRLKEAAEKAKMELSTSTETTINLPFITADASGPKHLDMKLTRAKLESLVADLLDKLEIPCTTALKEAHLKPGDVDEVVLVGGMTRMPAVQERVEKIFGKKPHKGVNPDEVVAMGAAVQAGVLQGDVNDVLLLDVTPLSLGIETLGGVMTRLIEKNTTIPTKKSQVFSTAADNQPAVSIHVLQGERQMSADNKTLGQFDLADIPPAPRGVPQIEVTFDIDANGIVHVSAKDKATGKEQSIQITAASGLSDDEIDRMVKDAEMHAEEDKKKRDLVDTKNQAEALVDQTAKTLKEHGDKVDAATKKSIEDAAEALKQAKDSDNLEDIKAKIETLSQASHKLAEVMYQQAQADSQADGADAGAGSANDDDDVVDADFEEVKKDK
- the grpE gene encoding nucleotide exchange factor GrpE, with product MVLKENKKKADGNEEKPDTPNTPETDEQKNSDEGNTPEDQDDTPGLEDQLNAQKEKVLRLSAEFENFKKRKQREIDEFKKFANETIFRQLLSVVDNLERAIDSATDAVEDAGLLEGVKLTHKELLKLFESFNVTPVEAESQPFDPNFHQAVTHAQNNDVPDNTVTNVLQKGYMLHDRLLRPAMVVVSKKVENQTQETTQED
- a CDS encoding class I adenylate-forming enzyme family protein → MIITDILGQNNTRYPEKAALIERTPASGRREEITWSDFYRQSVQTANALQAQGIKKGDTVVQLMTNSLAWLPIYFGVLYTGAWIAPLNFRFESDKIRLCTVTAEAKVFVFGPEFIERIEEVRQELSRFVKLWIYTGPKEACPAWACAFDQFICEADGITPPDVDLTPEDDAALYFTSGTTGTPKAVLHTHKALMHACEVEHNHHGQTHDDVFLCIPPLYHTGAKMHWMGSFLVGGKCVLLNGVKSEWIIEAVSEEKCTIVWLLVPWAHDILIAIEDGRIKPADYNLSQWRLLHIGAQPVPPSLIRNWRKHFPGQDYDTNYGLTESSGPGCVHLGVENADRIGPIGIPGYGWQAKIVDKQGNGLPFGETGELIVKGPGMMKEYYKNPEATSKTIKNGWLYTGDMARYDKDGFIWLVDRKKDVIIYGGENIFPVEIENFFLKHEKIRDIAVIGVPDERLGEIPAGIISLKPNTMMCEQDILDFQSKLPRYKQLKKIFFGDVPRNPTGKIEKPKLRRIYAEDKRKAMEILLK